A DNA window from Stenotrophomonas sp. 57 contains the following coding sequences:
- the mazG gene encoding nucleoside triphosphate pyrophosphohydrolase: MSAHDTPITGSAASSELERLLAIMARLRDPQGGCPWDLEQNFATIAPYTIEEAYEVADAIDRGDLDDLCDELGDLLLQVVFHARMAEEQGSFAFADVARAISDKMQRRHPHVFAEVSVDDADGVMRNWEAIKRAERAAKGEQDTSALAGISRGLPEWQRAVKLQSRAAKVGFDWPGPLPVLDKAAEELQELREEFERGDIAGNKARLQEELGDLLFVCANLARHADIDLGAALRGANHKFERRFRAMEAQADAQGEALAAMDLEAQEALWQHAKAAEKA, translated from the coding sequence ATGAGCGCGCACGACACCCCCATCACCGGCAGTGCCGCAAGCAGCGAACTGGAGCGCCTGCTGGCGATCATGGCGCGCCTGCGCGACCCGCAGGGCGGCTGCCCGTGGGATCTGGAGCAGAACTTCGCGACCATCGCGCCGTACACCATCGAGGAAGCCTACGAGGTGGCCGATGCGATCGACCGCGGCGACCTCGACGACCTGTGCGACGAACTGGGCGACCTGTTGCTGCAGGTGGTGTTCCATGCGCGCATGGCCGAAGAGCAGGGCAGCTTCGCCTTCGCAGACGTGGCCCGCGCGATCAGCGACAAGATGCAACGCCGCCACCCGCACGTGTTCGCCGAGGTCAGCGTCGATGATGCCGACGGGGTGATGCGCAACTGGGAGGCGATCAAGCGCGCCGAGCGTGCCGCCAAGGGCGAGCAGGACACCTCCGCGCTGGCCGGCATCTCGCGTGGCCTGCCTGAATGGCAGCGGGCGGTGAAGCTGCAGTCGCGCGCGGCCAAGGTCGGGTTCGACTGGCCGGGCCCGCTGCCGGTGCTGGACAAGGCAGCCGAGGAACTGCAGGAGCTGCGCGAGGAGTTCGAGCGCGGCGACATCGCCGGCAACAAGGCGCGCCTGCAGGAGGAGCTGGGTGACCTGCTGTTCGTCTGCGCCAACCTGGCCCGCCATGCCGACATCGACCTGGGCGCGGCGCTGCGCGGTGCCAACCACAAGTTCGAACGCCGCTTCCGTGCGATGGAAGCGCAGGCCGACGCGCAGGGTGAGGCGTTGGCCGCGATGGACCTGGAGGCGCAGGAAGCGCTGTGGCAGCACGCCAAGGCAGCGGAGAAGGCGTGA
- the cysQ gene encoding 3'(2'),5'-bisphosphate nucleotidase CysQ yields MIKLTTDLRETAIAIAQEAGQAIMQVYADGFEVQIKGDNSPVTAADLAANQVIEQGLQQLTPDLPILSEESVQVPWEQRRHWGAYWLVDPLDGTREFVKRNGEFSVNIALIYQGAPAFGVVLAPVTGIVWHAMRGELAYRRQGLHDTVLRTRTPATAPLRVAASRSHRSPETEALLARMGRIETIAQGSSLKFCRIAEGGLDVYPRLGPTSEWDTAAGQCVLHAAGGAVLSAATGKPFRYNRRETLLNGDFIALGDTSLPWRDWLSD; encoded by the coding sequence ATGATCAAACTGACCACGGACCTGCGCGAGACCGCCATCGCCATCGCCCAGGAAGCCGGACAGGCCATCATGCAGGTCTATGCCGATGGCTTCGAGGTGCAGATCAAGGGTGACAACAGCCCGGTCACGGCCGCCGACCTGGCCGCCAACCAGGTCATCGAACAGGGTCTGCAACAGCTGACCCCGGACCTGCCGATCCTGTCCGAGGAATCGGTGCAAGTGCCGTGGGAGCAGCGCCGTCACTGGGGCGCCTACTGGCTGGTCGATCCGCTCGACGGCACCCGCGAGTTCGTCAAGCGCAATGGCGAGTTCAGCGTCAACATTGCCTTGATCTACCAGGGCGCACCGGCCTTCGGCGTAGTGTTGGCACCCGTCACCGGCATCGTCTGGCATGCCATGCGTGGCGAGCTGGCCTATCGACGGCAGGGCCTGCACGACACCGTGCTGCGCACCCGTACGCCGGCCACCGCCCCGCTGCGCGTCGCTGCCAGCCGCTCGCACCGCTCGCCGGAAACCGAGGCGCTGCTGGCGCGCATGGGCCGCATCGAGACCATCGCGCAGGGCTCGTCATTGAAGTTCTGCCGGATCGCCGAAGGCGGCCTGGATGTCTACCCGCGCTTGGGCCCGACCTCCGAATGGGATACCGCCGCCGGCCAGTGCGTGCTGCATGCCGCCGGCGGCGCGGTGCTGTCTGCCGCGACCGGCAAGCCGTTCCGCTACAACCGCCGCGAAACCCTGTTGAACGGCGATTTCATTGCCCTCGGCGACACCAGCCTGCCGTGGCGCGACTGGTTGTCCGATTGA
- the nudE gene encoding ADP compounds hydrolase NudE: MNDDRAGRRLPIIHRITDEENGPFQRQHLDLEFSNGERRRFERLVSRGHGAVVVVPMLDDETVLLVREYAAGMHRYELGLVKGRIDAGESPEQAADRELKEEAGYGARRIDVLRAMTLAPTYMSHQSWLVVARDLYPEKLAGDEPEELEVVPWKLADLDQLMLREDFSEGRSLAALFIARQWLQGTR, encoded by the coding sequence ATGAACGATGACCGTGCCGGCCGTCGCTTGCCGATCATCCATCGGATCACCGATGAGGAAAACGGCCCCTTCCAGCGCCAGCACCTGGACCTGGAGTTCTCCAACGGCGAACGCCGCCGCTTCGAACGTCTGGTCAGCCGTGGCCATGGCGCGGTGGTGGTGGTACCGATGCTCGACGACGAGACCGTGCTGCTGGTACGTGAATACGCCGCCGGCATGCACCGTTACGAACTGGGCCTGGTGAAGGGCCGGATCGACGCCGGCGAGAGCCCCGAGCAGGCCGCCGACCGCGAACTGAAGGAAGAGGCCGGTTATGGCGCGCGCCGGATCGACGTGCTGCGTGCGATGACCCTGGCCCCCACCTACATGAGCCATCAGTCGTGGCTGGTGGTGGCACGCGATCTGTACCCGGAAAAGCTGGCCGGCGATGAGCCGGAGGAACTGGAAGTGGTGCCGTGGAAGCTGGCCGACCTGGACCAGCTGATGCTGCGCGAGGACTTCTCCGAGGGACGCTCGCTGGCGGCGCTGTTCATTGCTCGCCAGTGGCTGCAGGGAACGCGATGA
- the bioA gene encoding adenosylmethionine--8-amino-7-oxononanoate transaminase has product MLADPTPSPLAQHWRQRDLQVLWHPCTQMREHPHTLPLVPIARGEGAWLIDHDGNRYLDAVSSWWTNLFGHAEPRIGGAIAAQAGQLEQVMLAGFGHEPAITLAERLLALAPRQPGRAPLAKVFYADNGSAGVEVALKMAFQYFQNRGEPRRTRFVALENGYHGETLGALAMADIPLYRRVYAPLLAESLFAPSPDAYLAEPGQSAADRARQAADGLATLFDQHPGEICAVILEPRLQCAGGMRMHDPVYLQRVRELCDAHGAFMIADEIATGFGRTGTLFACEQAGVMPDLMCLSKGLTGGFLPLAAVLATQALYDAFLDDSRERAFLHSHSYTGNPLACAAALATLDIFRDDDVIARNRGIASVMGTLAAPFSDHPHVADVRQAGMVVAFELSRGGNKRTPFDPALRLGLHAYKAALKRGVVLRPLGDVLYWMPPYCVDDEQLELLAHTTLAAIDEAIACA; this is encoded by the coding sequence ATGCTAGCAGACCCAACCCCCTCCCCGCTGGCCCAGCACTGGCGGCAACGCGACCTGCAGGTGCTGTGGCACCCGTGCACGCAGATGCGCGAGCACCCGCACACCTTGCCGCTGGTACCGATCGCCCGTGGTGAAGGCGCATGGCTGATCGACCACGACGGCAACCGCTACCTGGACGCCGTCAGCAGCTGGTGGACCAACCTGTTCGGCCATGCCGAGCCGCGCATCGGCGGCGCCATCGCGGCGCAGGCCGGGCAGCTGGAACAGGTGATGCTGGCGGGCTTCGGCCACGAGCCGGCGATCACCCTGGCCGAGCGCCTGCTGGCGCTGGCGCCACGCCAGCCCGGCCGCGCGCCGTTGGCCAAGGTGTTCTACGCCGACAACGGCTCGGCCGGCGTGGAAGTCGCGCTGAAGATGGCCTTCCAGTATTTCCAGAACCGTGGCGAACCCCGGCGCACCCGCTTCGTCGCGCTGGAGAACGGCTACCACGGCGAGACCCTGGGTGCGCTGGCGATGGCGGACATCCCGTTGTACCGCCGCGTCTACGCACCGCTGCTGGCCGAGAGCCTGTTCGCACCCTCGCCCGATGCCTACCTGGCCGAGCCGGGCCAGAGTGCGGCTGATCGTGCACGCCAGGCCGCCGATGGCCTGGCGACCCTGTTCGACCAGCATCCGGGCGAGATCTGCGCGGTGATCCTGGAACCGCGCCTTCAGTGCGCCGGTGGCATGCGCATGCACGACCCGGTGTACCTGCAGCGGGTGCGCGAGCTGTGTGACGCACACGGCGCATTCATGATCGCCGACGAGATCGCCACCGGCTTCGGCCGTACCGGCACGCTGTTCGCCTGCGAGCAGGCTGGCGTGATGCCGGACCTGATGTGCCTGTCCAAGGGTCTGACCGGCGGCTTCCTGCCGCTGGCCGCCGTACTGGCCACGCAGGCACTGTACGACGCCTTCCTTGACGATTCGCGCGAGCGCGCCTTCCTGCATTCGCACAGCTACACCGGCAATCCGCTGGCCTGTGCGGCTGCGCTGGCGACGCTGGACATCTTCCGTGACGACGATGTGATCGCCCGCAACCGTGGCATCGCCTCGGTGATGGGCACGCTGGCAGCGCCATTCAGCGACCATCCGCATGTGGCCGATGTGCGCCAGGCCGGCATGGTGGTGGCCTTCGAGCTGTCGCGTGGTGGCAACAAGCGCACCCCGTTCGACCCGGCGCTGCGACTGGGCCTACACGCCTACAAGGCCGCGCTGAAGCGTGGCGTGGTACTGCGCCCGCTGGGCGACGTGCTGTATTGGATGCCACCTTACTGCGTGGATGACGAACAACTGGAGCTGCTGGCACATACCACGCTGGCAGCCATCGACGAGGCGATTGCATGCGCGTGA
- a CDS encoding 16S rRNA (uracil(1498)-N(3))-methyltransferase produces the protein MRVTRCPIDLALHSGQTVTLPEETANHLVRVMRLREGDTCVLFNGDGNDYSATLTVAGKREVQVRIAAVQVVGNESPLAITLLQGIARGEKMDLILQKATELGVAAIIPVNAERTEVKLDAARAEKRVAHWNNVVTSACGQSGRARIPQVGSPLSLAQAAAVLPADTLRLTLDPLGAHRLSTLDAAPAGGIVIAIGSEGGWSPRDRDQLAAAGFQGLQLGPRILRTETAGLAAIAALQARLGDLG, from the coding sequence ATGCGCGTGACCCGCTGCCCCATCGACCTGGCGCTGCACAGCGGCCAGACCGTGACCCTGCCGGAAGAGACCGCCAACCATCTGGTGCGGGTGATGCGCCTGCGCGAAGGCGATACCTGCGTGCTGTTCAACGGCGACGGCAACGACTACAGCGCCACGCTGACCGTAGCCGGCAAGCGTGAGGTACAGGTGCGCATCGCCGCCGTGCAGGTTGTGGGCAACGAATCGCCGCTGGCGATCACCCTGCTGCAGGGCATCGCGCGCGGCGAGAAGATGGACCTGATCCTGCAGAAGGCCACCGAACTGGGCGTGGCCGCGATCATTCCGGTCAACGCCGAGCGAACCGAAGTGAAGCTGGATGCCGCGCGCGCGGAGAAACGCGTGGCGCACTGGAACAACGTGGTGACCTCGGCCTGCGGCCAGTCCGGTCGCGCGCGCATTCCGCAGGTGGGATCGCCGTTGTCACTGGCGCAGGCAGCGGCGGTACTGCCGGCCGACACGTTGCGGCTGACGCTGGACCCGCTCGGTGCCCATCGCCTGTCGACGCTGGACGCGGCGCCGGCAGGCGGCATCGTGATCGCGATCGGCTCGGAAGGCGGCTGGTCGCCGCGCGACCGTGATCAGCTGGCGGCAGCAGGCTTCCAGGGCCTGCAACTCGGCCCGCGCATCCTGCGTACGGAGACGGCAGGCCTGGCTGCAATCGCGGCGTTGCAGGCGCGGTTGGGAGATCTGGGATAA
- a CDS encoding chemotaxis protein CheW has product MSYASNDEIRGVLIQAGNERVLLPNATVAEMMSRVPVQPVADAPRWLVGEIGWHGWQVPLVSFARLSGLGEEAAGGHNKVVVLKALSGNAQRPYYALLTQNFPQLISVPRDGLLADASEETLPQIVHMRVLLGEQSALLPNLDALEAALDSLAA; this is encoded by the coding sequence ATGAGCTATGCCAGCAATGACGAAATCCGCGGCGTCCTGATCCAGGCCGGCAACGAGCGCGTGCTGCTGCCCAATGCCACCGTGGCCGAAATGATGTCGCGCGTGCCGGTGCAGCCGGTCGCCGATGCGCCGCGCTGGCTGGTCGGCGAGATCGGCTGGCATGGCTGGCAGGTGCCGTTGGTGTCGTTCGCGCGCCTGTCCGGACTGGGTGAGGAAGCGGCAGGCGGTCACAACAAGGTGGTGGTGCTGAAGGCGCTCAGCGGCAACGCGCAGCGCCCGTACTACGCGCTGCTGACGCAGAACTTCCCGCAGTTGATCTCGGTGCCGCGCGATGGCCTGCTGGCTGATGCCTCCGAGGAAACCCTGCCGCAGATCGTGCACATGCGCGTGCTGCTGGGTGAGCAGAGCGCGCTGCTGCCGAACCTGGACGCGCTGGAAGCCGCACTGGATTCGCTGGCGGCCTGA
- a CDS encoding chemotaxis protein CheB, which produces MSVSETHPAPAVALLARPGAARERLREALSHADVQLVLEDDPNGLEPQLLQDAQPQIVVIALEAAIEDALERLETVLSAPGLTLVFDEAELAARRDGWEAQRWGRHLAAKLHGHQQVLPPGAEDEPALQLEPGHPAPPPAPQEEALRPHLDQALSWADEVPADGLYAPPAQLHEPIALEQALAALQPVVPEPLEAAPRPMPPETAPAPPVSFDHTAWSLVEDAADAPAPAAHIAAMEAPLPSFDTDHLSLVDLDAAAPAGARAGSLLVLAGIGGPDALRRLLGALPSSLSVPVLVHMRLDGGRYGNLVKQMARVSPLPVQLAEAGQRAVPGEVHVLADDIGVSVASDGLHFLTDAQGISLAALPAEHTALVLLSGADLAHVGPALDLAAAGAWVAGQVGEGCYDPAAATAVVAAGMVAGEPQDLAQAIAARWGEQDDNGDAP; this is translated from the coding sequence GTGTCCGTGAGTGAAACCCATCCGGCCCCGGCCGTCGCCCTGCTGGCCCGCCCCGGTGCAGCGCGCGAGCGACTGCGCGAAGCGCTGTCGCATGCAGATGTGCAGCTGGTGCTGGAAGATGACCCGAACGGGCTGGAGCCGCAGCTGCTGCAGGACGCCCAGCCGCAGATCGTGGTGATCGCGCTGGAGGCGGCCATCGAAGACGCGCTGGAACGGCTTGAGACCGTGCTGTCCGCGCCAGGCCTGACCCTGGTCTTCGACGAAGCCGAACTGGCGGCCCGCCGTGATGGCTGGGAGGCGCAGCGCTGGGGCCGTCATCTGGCCGCCAAGCTGCATGGTCACCAGCAGGTGCTGCCGCCGGGTGCCGAAGACGAACCCGCCCTGCAGCTGGAACCGGGGCACCCGGCACCACCGCCGGCCCCGCAGGAAGAAGCGCTGCGGCCGCATCTGGACCAGGCATTGAGCTGGGCTGACGAGGTGCCGGCGGACGGCCTGTACGCGCCGCCGGCGCAGCTGCACGAACCGATTGCCCTGGAGCAGGCGTTGGCCGCACTGCAGCCGGTCGTGCCCGAGCCGCTGGAGGCCGCGCCGCGGCCCATGCCGCCCGAAACCGCTCCGGCACCGCCGGTCTCTTTCGATCACACCGCGTGGTCGCTGGTCGAGGACGCTGCCGATGCGCCGGCGCCCGCCGCCCATATCGCGGCGATGGAAGCACCGCTGCCGTCGTTCGATACCGATCACCTGAGCCTGGTCGATCTGGATGCCGCCGCGCCTGCCGGTGCACGCGCAGGATCGCTGCTGGTGTTGGCAGGTATTGGTGGCCCGGATGCGCTGCGTCGCCTGCTCGGTGCGCTGCCGTCGTCGCTGAGCGTGCCGGTGCTGGTGCACATGCGCCTGGATGGCGGCCGCTACGGCAACCTGGTCAAGCAGATGGCCCGCGTGTCGCCGCTGCCGGTGCAGCTGGCCGAAGCCGGCCAGCGTGCGGTTCCCGGCGAGGTACATGTGCTGGCCGACGACATCGGCGTCAGCGTGGCCAGCGATGGCCTGCATTTCCTCACCGATGCACAGGGCATCTCGCTTGCCGCGCTGCCTGCCGAACACACGGCACTGGTGCTGCTCAGCGGCGCCGACCTGGCCCATGTCGGGCCGGCACTGGACCTTGCGGCGGCCGGTGCCTGGGTGGCCGGCCAGGTCGGGGAAGGCTGCTACGACCCCGCCGCGGCGACGGCCGTGGTGGCTGCCGGCATGGTGGCCGGCGAACCGCAGGACCTGGCGCAGGCCATCGCCGCGCGCTGGGGCGAGCAGGACGACAACGGAGACGCACCATGA